The following DNA comes from Gemmatimonas sp..
GGGACTGGCCTTAGATGCACAGCTGAGAGGAACCCATGTCCACCTCGATGAACATCGGGGGCCTGAGTAGCGGCATGCAGTGGAACGACATCGTCGATTCGACGATCAAGGCCCTGGAAGCCCGCTCGGTAACCCCGATCACCAGTCGGATCACCGCCCGCAGCGAACAGAAAGACGCGTGGACCAAGCTGCAGAAGCTGGTCGAAACGCTCAACACCAACGCCCGCGCACTCCGGCGCACGGGCTTTGGTGGTTTTTCCGCGTCGGTCCCGTCGAGCCCGTCGACGTCGCGCACCCTCCTGTCGGCGACGCCCACGACCAACGCGACCGCCGGGCGGTACCGCGTCGAGGTGTTGCAGCTGGCGGATACCGCCAAGTGGTCCGGGCGCTCATTCAGCGACGTCACGGCCGCGCGCAATCTCACGGGATCGTTCTCGATCAACGGGACCGCCATCAGCGTGGCGGCGACCGATTCGCTCGAGGCCATCCGGACCAAGATCAACGAGGCGAACGCCGGGGTCACGGCCTCGATCGTGAACGAGGGTGGGACGGCGGGGCGCCTGGTCCTCACGGCCAACTCGGCCGGCGCGACCAACGTGACGGCCGCTGACATCACCGGCACCATCACGCGCGACCTCGGGTTCGTCGACACGCGCTCCAAGCCCATTTCGTCCGCCACGATGGCTGCGGCGGCGGCGATGGGCATGTCCGTCTATCCCCAGCCGGCTCAGATCCGCGTCGGCGACGTGGTTGTCACGGCGGACCTGGCGACGGAATCGATCGCGAGTATTGCGGCCAAGATCAACGCGGCCGGCGGCTCGGCGTCGGTGGAGTCGGAACAGTATGGCAACGAGACCCGCTACCGCCTGGTGGTGGATGGTAGCGTTTCGGCCGTGGCCGGTGATCCTTCTTCCGAGGATGTGATCGACGCGCTCGGATTCCAGGCCGGCAGTGCCGGGCTCGTACGGCAGACGATGCAGACCGGGGTTTTCATTCGCACCGCTGGGGCCAGCGAGAACCTGGCCACCACCTCGTCATTGCTGACGGGGCTCAAGGTGGACGGCGTGGATCCCAATCTCGCGGTTGGTGACGCGATCAACATTCGCGGCACGCGCGGCGACGGCACGGCGGTGACCTTCGGACTGGTCGTCCAGAACGGCGACACCATGCAGACGCTCCTCAACCGGCTCAACGATGCCACGAGCGGCTTCGGGGCCGGGGCGCGCCCTGCCACGGCGGCGCTCGGGGAGGATGGGCGGATTCGCCTCACCGACCAGACGGGCGGCGCCTCGCGGCTGTCGCTCGCCCTGAGCATCACCCGGGCCAGCGGCTCCACCGCATCGCTCGCCACCGCGACCACGGCGGTGGTCGGGCGCAGTCGCGAACTGCAGCGCGGCCAGGATGCGGTGATCCGCGTGGATGGCCGGGAGGTCGTGCGGTCGTCCAACACCATCACGGACGCCATCAACGGCGTGAACCTCAACCTCCTCACGGCCGAGCCGGGCACGGCCATCGATGTCACGGTGGATCGCGACGTGAAGGGTGCCACGGACGCGGTGAAGGCCTTCCGCGATGCCTACAACGACATCCGCAAGTTCTTCGACGAGCAGCGAGTGCCCGGGGCGCCGCTGTATGCCGACA
Coding sequences within:
- the fliD gene encoding flagellar filament capping protein FliD; the protein is MSTSMNIGGLSSGMQWNDIVDSTIKALEARSVTPITSRITARSEQKDAWTKLQKLVETLNTNARALRRTGFGGFSASVPSSPSTSRTLLSATPTTNATAGRYRVEVLQLADTAKWSGRSFSDVTAARNLTGSFSINGTAISVAATDSLEAIRTKINEANAGVTASIVNEGGTAGRLVLTANSAGATNVTAADITGTITRDLGFVDTRSKPISSATMAAAAAMGMSVYPQPAQIRVGDVVVTADLATESIASIAAKINAAGGSASVESEQYGNETRYRLVVDGSVSAVAGDPSSEDVIDALGFQAGSAGLVRQTMQTGVFIRTAGASENLATTSSLLTGLKVDGVDPNLAVGDAINIRGTRGDGTAVTFGLVVQNGDTMQTLLNRLNDATSGFGAGARPATAALGEDGRIRLTDQTGGASRLSLALSITRASGSTASLATATTAVVGRSRELQRGQDAVIRVDGREVVRSSNTITDAINGVNLNLLTAEPGTAIDVTVDRDVKGATDAVKAFRDAYNDIRKFFDEQRVPGAPLYADSTLRRVVDSFTASLRTQVAGNATYSSAVSVGLVLDRNGLLTFSEDTFKTAMTSAPTQVETLFGMTGLGTAFVTATDAATSFGNGSISVQLDTITQSTITLRRREADAQKRLEARRQQLIIQYTRMEEAVSKLKQQSGSLLASMQGLQGNKQ